Proteins co-encoded in one Chionomys nivalis chromosome 6, mChiNiv1.1, whole genome shotgun sequence genomic window:
- the Smtn gene encoding smoothelin isoform X5 — translation MADEALAGLDEGALRKLLEVTADLAERRRIRSAIRELQRQELERDEGALASKRFRAERQDNKENWLHSQQREAEQQAALARLAGRLESMNDVEELTTLLRSAGEYEERKLIRAAIRRVRAQEIEDATLAGRLCSRLPSSDSREDSRRQAAHRLDPGKVPEQEQQKQQTEVAEPAPAPAPEDTSQEVTTVTLLLRAPPGGTPSSPASPDSSPTTASPEPLPEPAGAQCPAAEALDSSETLPCPSGAPSPEPPMSPAPPSSQGPVISKPPPGPTEPSNTLAPSRGSSSTKRADLAEPQPCQRSLSVLSPRQPTQNREPVPLAGRSQFQRAGSVRDRVRKFTSDTPAVAARLQDGPPRTALASLTPTRPLGPSFIGTTPASSSSNSSSRGPNDTSSHKKQRELAHSLAQLQSCPQEEGPGGRGLAPRSLENRAGGPRPCSEEPSTPLSVGIGTGEPGGSMKTTFTIEIKDGRGQASSGRVLLPTGNQRAELTLGLRAPPTLLSTSSGGKSTISHISSPGTVTRLGSVTQVTSFSHASPGNRGGCNLKMEPDPAEPPSVTVEAANGTEQTRVDKAPEGRNPLSAQELMAIEDEGVLDKMLDQTTNFEERKLIRAALRELRQRKRDGSSSSTTVQTKTFSSSSSSSKKMGSIFDREDQASPRPGSLAALEKRQAEKKKELMKAQSLPKTSASQARKAMIEKLEKEGSAGSPGTPRTAVQRSTSFGVPNANSIKQMLLDWCRAKTRGYEHVDIQNFSSSWSDGMAFCALVHNFFPEAFDYGQLSPQNRRQNFEMAFSSAETHADCPQLLDTEDMVRLREPDWKCVYTYIQEFYRCLVQKGLVKTKKS, via the exons ATGGCAGATGAGGCCTTAGCTGGGCTGGATGAGGGAGCCCTCCGAAAACTG CTGGAGGTCACGGCAGATCTAGCAGAGCGGCGGCGGATCCGCTCCGCCATCCGGGAGCTGCAGCGGCAGGAGCTAGAACGAGACGAGGGGGCTTTGGCATCCAAACGTTTCCGCGCCGAACGGCAAGACAACAAGGAGAACTGGCTACA ctCTCAACAGCGGGAAGCCGAGCAGCAGGCTGCCCTCGCACGGTTGGCAGGGAGGCTGGAGTCCATGAATGATGTAGAGGAGTTGACCACACTG CTTCGGAGTGCCGGCGAGTACGAGGAACGCAAGCTGATCCGAGCTGCCATCCGCCGTGTGCGAGCTCAGGAGATTGAGG ATGCCACCTTGGCTGGGAGACTGTGCAGTAGACTTCCTAGTAGTGACTCCCGAGAGGATAGCAGGAGGCAGGCAGCGCACAGACTGGACCCTGGTAAG GTGCCAGAGCAAGAGCAACAGAAACAGCAGACAGAGGTGGCAgagccagccccagccccagcccctgagGACACCAGCCAGGAAGTGACCACGGTGACACTCCTGTTGAGGGCCCCGCCTGGGGGCACGCCCAGCTCACCCGCCTCACCTGACAGTTCACCCACCACTGCTTCCCCTGAGCCTCTCCCAGAGCCGGCTGGAGCCCAGTGTCCTGCTGCTGAGGCTCTGGACAGCTCCGAGACACTTCCTTGCCCTTCAGGAGCTCCCAGCCCTGAACCCCCCATGTCACCAGCACCCCCCAGCTCTCAGGGGCCGGTCATCAGCAAG CCCCCGCCTGGGCCCACGGAGCCCTCGAACACCTTGGCCCCCAGCAGAGGCTCCTCCAGCACTAAGAGAGCAG ATCTGGCTGAGCCACAGCCCTGCCAACGCTCCCTGTCTGTGCTCAGTCCCCGACAGCCAACCCAAAATCGAG AGCCGGTCCCCCTTGCAGGACGGTCGCAGTTCCAACGGGCTGGCTCCGTGAGAGACCGAGTCCGCAAGTTCACGTCTGATACCCCGGCGGTGGCTGCCAGGCTCCAGGATGGCCCACCTCGAACAGCCCTCGCTTCGCTGACCCCCACGAGGCCCCTGGGCCCTTCCTTCATTGGCAccacccctgcctcctcctccagcaACTCCTCCTCCCGAGGTCCCAAtgacacttcctcccacaagaagcaaagagaacttGCTCATTCCCTGGCCCAGCTTCAGAGCTGCCCTCAAGAGGAGGGCCCTGGGGGGCGGGGCTTGGCTCCCAGGTCCCTTGAAAACAGAGCAGGGGGGCCCAGGCCCTGCTCAGAAGAGCCCAGTACCCCGCTCTCTGTGGGCATTGGCACTGGGGAACCAGGGGGCAGTATGAAGACCACATTTACCATTGAGATCAAGGATGGCCGTGGCCAGGCCTCCTCAGGCCGGGTGCTGCTGCCCACAGGCAACCAGCGAGCAG AATTGACCCTGGGACTGCGGGCGCCCCCGACTCTTCTCAGCACCAGCAGTGGGGGCAAGAGCACCATCAGCCACATCAGCAGCCCTGGGACTGTGACCCGACTGGGTAGTGTCACTCAGGTTACCTCCTTCAGCCATGCCTCCCCTGGTAACCGAGGAGGCTGCAACTTGAAG ATGGAGCCAGATCCAGCAGAGCCCCCCTCTGTGACAGTGGAAGCAGCTAACGGCACAGAGCAGACTCGAGTGGACAAAGCCCCAGAGGGGCGGAACCCCCTGAGTGCCCAGGAGCTGATGGCCATTGAGGATGAAGGAGTCCTGGACAAGATG CTGGACCAGACTACAAACTTTGAGGAACGGAAGCTCATCCGGGCTGCACTCCGTGAGCTCCGACAAAGAAAGAGAG AtggtagcagcagcagcaccacagTCCAAACCAagaccttttcctcttcctcttcctcatccaaaAAGATGGGCAG CATCTTCGACCGAGAGGACCAAGCCAGCCCACGTCCTGGCAGCCTGGCTGCCCTAGAAAAGCGCCaggcagagaagaagaaagagttaaTGAAGGCCCAGAGTCTGCCCAAGACTTCAGCGTCGCAAGCACGCAAGGCCATGATTGAGAAACTGGAGAAAGAAGGCTCCGCGGG CAGTCCTGGCACACCCCGTACAGCTGTACAGCGTTCCACCAGCTTCGGAGTCCCCAATGCCAATAGCATCAAGCAGATGTTGCTGGACTGGTGCAGAGCCAAGACCCGTGGCTACGAG CATGTGGACATTCAGAACTTCTCCTCCAGCTGGAGTGACGGAATGGCCTTCTGTGCCCTGGTGCACAATTTCTTCCCCGAGGCTTTTGACTATGGGCAGCTTAGCCCACAGAACAGGCGTCAGAACTTTGAAATGGCCTTCTCATCTGCTGA GACCCATGCGGACTGCCCGCAGCTCCTGGATACAGAGGACATGGTGCGGCTTCGAGAGCCTGACTGGAAGTGCGTGTACACGTACATCCAGGAATTCTACCGCTGTCTGGTCCAGAAGGGGCTGGTAAAAACCAAAAAGTCCTAA
- the Smtn gene encoding smoothelin isoform X3, protein MADEALAGLDEGALRKLLEVTADLAERRRIRSAIRELQRQELERDEGALASKRFRAERQDNKENWLHSQQREAEQQAALARLAGRLESMNDVEELTTLLRSAGEYEERKLIRAAIRRVRAQEIEDATLAGRLCSRLPSSDSREDSRRQAAHRLDPGKVPEQEQQKQQTEVAEPAPAPAPEDTSQEVTTVTLLLRAPPGGTPSSPASPDSSPTTASPEPLPEPAGAQCPAAEALDSSETLPCPSGAPSPEPPMSPAPPSSQGPVISKPPPGPTEPSNTLAPSRGSSSTKRADLAEPQPCQRSLSVLSPRQPTQNREPVPLAGRSQFQRAGSVRDRVRKFTSDTPAVAARLQDGPPRTALASLTPTRPLGPSFIGTTPASSSSNSSSRGPNDTSSHKKQRELAHSLAQLQSCPQEEGPGGRGLAPRSLENRAGGPRPCSEEPSTPLSVGIGTGEPGGSMKTTFTIEIKDGRGQASSGRVLLPTGNQRAELTLGLRAPPTLLSTSSGGKSTISHISSPGTVTRLGSVTQVTSFSHASPGNRGGCNLKMEPDPAEPPSVTVEAANGTEQTRVDKAPEGRNPLSAQELMAIEDEGVLDKMLDQTTNFEERKLIRAALRELRQRKRDQRDKEREQRLREARARPGESRNNLATETTTKHSQRAADGSAVSTVTKTERLVHSNDGTQTARTTTVESSFVRRSENGSSSSTTVQTKTFSSSSSSSKKMGSIFDREDQASPRPGSLAALEKRQAEKKKELMKAQSLPKTSASQARKAMIEKLEKEGSAGSPGTPRTAVQRSTSFGVPNANSIKQMLLDWCRAKTRGYEHVDIQNFSSSWSDGMAFCALVHNFFPEAFDYGQLSPQNRRQNFEMAFSSAETHADCPQLLDTEDMVRLREPDWKCVYTYIQEFYRCLVQKGLVKTKKS, encoded by the exons ATGGCAGATGAGGCCTTAGCTGGGCTGGATGAGGGAGCCCTCCGAAAACTG CTGGAGGTCACGGCAGATCTAGCAGAGCGGCGGCGGATCCGCTCCGCCATCCGGGAGCTGCAGCGGCAGGAGCTAGAACGAGACGAGGGGGCTTTGGCATCCAAACGTTTCCGCGCCGAACGGCAAGACAACAAGGAGAACTGGCTACA ctCTCAACAGCGGGAAGCCGAGCAGCAGGCTGCCCTCGCACGGTTGGCAGGGAGGCTGGAGTCCATGAATGATGTAGAGGAGTTGACCACACTG CTTCGGAGTGCCGGCGAGTACGAGGAACGCAAGCTGATCCGAGCTGCCATCCGCCGTGTGCGAGCTCAGGAGATTGAGG ATGCCACCTTGGCTGGGAGACTGTGCAGTAGACTTCCTAGTAGTGACTCCCGAGAGGATAGCAGGAGGCAGGCAGCGCACAGACTGGACCCTGGTAAG GTGCCAGAGCAAGAGCAACAGAAACAGCAGACAGAGGTGGCAgagccagccccagccccagcccctgagGACACCAGCCAGGAAGTGACCACGGTGACACTCCTGTTGAGGGCCCCGCCTGGGGGCACGCCCAGCTCACCCGCCTCACCTGACAGTTCACCCACCACTGCTTCCCCTGAGCCTCTCCCAGAGCCGGCTGGAGCCCAGTGTCCTGCTGCTGAGGCTCTGGACAGCTCCGAGACACTTCCTTGCCCTTCAGGAGCTCCCAGCCCTGAACCCCCCATGTCACCAGCACCCCCCAGCTCTCAGGGGCCGGTCATCAGCAAG CCCCCGCCTGGGCCCACGGAGCCCTCGAACACCTTGGCCCCCAGCAGAGGCTCCTCCAGCACTAAGAGAGCAG ATCTGGCTGAGCCACAGCCCTGCCAACGCTCCCTGTCTGTGCTCAGTCCCCGACAGCCAACCCAAAATCGAG AGCCGGTCCCCCTTGCAGGACGGTCGCAGTTCCAACGGGCTGGCTCCGTGAGAGACCGAGTCCGCAAGTTCACGTCTGATACCCCGGCGGTGGCTGCCAGGCTCCAGGATGGCCCACCTCGAACAGCCCTCGCTTCGCTGACCCCCACGAGGCCCCTGGGCCCTTCCTTCATTGGCAccacccctgcctcctcctccagcaACTCCTCCTCCCGAGGTCCCAAtgacacttcctcccacaagaagcaaagagaacttGCTCATTCCCTGGCCCAGCTTCAGAGCTGCCCTCAAGAGGAGGGCCCTGGGGGGCGGGGCTTGGCTCCCAGGTCCCTTGAAAACAGAGCAGGGGGGCCCAGGCCCTGCTCAGAAGAGCCCAGTACCCCGCTCTCTGTGGGCATTGGCACTGGGGAACCAGGGGGCAGTATGAAGACCACATTTACCATTGAGATCAAGGATGGCCGTGGCCAGGCCTCCTCAGGCCGGGTGCTGCTGCCCACAGGCAACCAGCGAGCAG AATTGACCCTGGGACTGCGGGCGCCCCCGACTCTTCTCAGCACCAGCAGTGGGGGCAAGAGCACCATCAGCCACATCAGCAGCCCTGGGACTGTGACCCGACTGGGTAGTGTCACTCAGGTTACCTCCTTCAGCCATGCCTCCCCTGGTAACCGAGGAGGCTGCAACTTGAAG ATGGAGCCAGATCCAGCAGAGCCCCCCTCTGTGACAGTGGAAGCAGCTAACGGCACAGAGCAGACTCGAGTGGACAAAGCCCCAGAGGGGCGGAACCCCCTGAGTGCCCAGGAGCTGATGGCCATTGAGGATGAAGGAGTCCTGGACAAGATG CTGGACCAGACTACAAACTTTGAGGAACGGAAGCTCATCCGGGCTGCACTCCGTGAGCTCCGACAAAGAAAGAGAG ACCAGAGGGACAAGGAGCGAGAACAGCGACTACGGGAGGCACGGGCCCGGCCAGGGGAGAGCCGAAACAATCTGGCTACAGAGACCACCACGAAGCACAGTCAGCGGGCGGCTGACGGCTCAGCTGTCAGCACAGTTACCAAAACTGAGCGGCTCGTCCACTCCA ATGATGGCACACAGACGGCCCGCACCACCACTGTGGAGTCAAGTTTCGTGAGGCGCTCAGAAA AtggtagcagcagcagcaccacagTCCAAACCAagaccttttcctcttcctcttcctcatccaaaAAGATGGGCAG CATCTTCGACCGAGAGGACCAAGCCAGCCCACGTCCTGGCAGCCTGGCTGCCCTAGAAAAGCGCCaggcagagaagaagaaagagttaaTGAAGGCCCAGAGTCTGCCCAAGACTTCAGCGTCGCAAGCACGCAAGGCCATGATTGAGAAACTGGAGAAAGAAGGCTCCGCGGG CAGTCCTGGCACACCCCGTACAGCTGTACAGCGTTCCACCAGCTTCGGAGTCCCCAATGCCAATAGCATCAAGCAGATGTTGCTGGACTGGTGCAGAGCCAAGACCCGTGGCTACGAG CATGTGGACATTCAGAACTTCTCCTCCAGCTGGAGTGACGGAATGGCCTTCTGTGCCCTGGTGCACAATTTCTTCCCCGAGGCTTTTGACTATGGGCAGCTTAGCCCACAGAACAGGCGTCAGAACTTTGAAATGGCCTTCTCATCTGCTGA GACCCATGCGGACTGCCCGCAGCTCCTGGATACAGAGGACATGGTGCGGCTTCGAGAGCCTGACTGGAAGTGCGTGTACACGTACATCCAGGAATTCTACCGCTGTCTGGTCCAGAAGGGGCTGGTAAAAACCAAAAAGTCCTAA
- the Smtn gene encoding smoothelin isoform X1 yields MADEALAGLDEGALRKLLEVTADLAERRRIRSAIRELQRQELERDEGALASKRFRAERQDNKENWLHSQQREAEQQAALARLAGRLESMNDVEELTTLLRSAGEYEERKLIRAAIRRVRAQEIEDATLAGRLCSRLPSSDSREDSRRQAAHRLDPGKVPEQEQQKQQTEVAEPAPAPAPEDTSQEVTTVTLLLRAPPGGTPSSPASPDSSPTTASPEPLPEPAGAQCPAAEALDSSETLPCPSGAPSPEPPMSPAPPSSQGPVISKPPPGPTEPSNTLAPSRGSSSTKRADLAEPQPCQRSLSVLSPRQPTQNREPVPLAGRSQFQRAGSVRDRVRKFTSDTPAVAARLQDGPPRTALASLTPTRPLGPSFIGTTPASSSSNSSSRGPNDTSSHKKQRELAHSLAQLQSCPQEEGPGGRGLAPRSLENRAGGPRPCSEEPSTPLSVGIGTGEPGGSMKTTFTIEIKDGRGQASSGRVLLPTGNQRAELTLGLRAPPTLLSTSSGGKSTISHISSPGTVTRLGSVTQVTSFSHASPGNRGGCNLKMEPDPAEPPSVTVEAANGTEQTRVDKAPEGRNPLSAQELMAIEDEGVLDKMLDQTTNFEERKLIRAALRELRQRKRDQRDKEREQRLREARARPGESRNNLATETTTKHSQRAADGSAVSTVTKTERLVHSNDGTQTARTTTVESSFVRRSENGSSSSTTVQTKTFSSSSSSSKKMGSIFDREDQASPRPGSLAALEKRQAEKKKELMKAQSLPKTSASQARKAMIEKLEKEGSAGSPGTPRTAVQRSTSFGVPNANSIKQMLLDWCRAKTRGYEHVDIQNFSSSWSDGMAFCALVHNFFPEAFDYGQLSPQNRRQNFEMAFSSAEMLVDCVPLVEVEDMMIMGKKPDPKCVFTYVQSLYNHLRRHELRLRGKNV; encoded by the exons ATGGCAGATGAGGCCTTAGCTGGGCTGGATGAGGGAGCCCTCCGAAAACTG CTGGAGGTCACGGCAGATCTAGCAGAGCGGCGGCGGATCCGCTCCGCCATCCGGGAGCTGCAGCGGCAGGAGCTAGAACGAGACGAGGGGGCTTTGGCATCCAAACGTTTCCGCGCCGAACGGCAAGACAACAAGGAGAACTGGCTACA ctCTCAACAGCGGGAAGCCGAGCAGCAGGCTGCCCTCGCACGGTTGGCAGGGAGGCTGGAGTCCATGAATGATGTAGAGGAGTTGACCACACTG CTTCGGAGTGCCGGCGAGTACGAGGAACGCAAGCTGATCCGAGCTGCCATCCGCCGTGTGCGAGCTCAGGAGATTGAGG ATGCCACCTTGGCTGGGAGACTGTGCAGTAGACTTCCTAGTAGTGACTCCCGAGAGGATAGCAGGAGGCAGGCAGCGCACAGACTGGACCCTGGTAAG GTGCCAGAGCAAGAGCAACAGAAACAGCAGACAGAGGTGGCAgagccagccccagccccagcccctgagGACACCAGCCAGGAAGTGACCACGGTGACACTCCTGTTGAGGGCCCCGCCTGGGGGCACGCCCAGCTCACCCGCCTCACCTGACAGTTCACCCACCACTGCTTCCCCTGAGCCTCTCCCAGAGCCGGCTGGAGCCCAGTGTCCTGCTGCTGAGGCTCTGGACAGCTCCGAGACACTTCCTTGCCCTTCAGGAGCTCCCAGCCCTGAACCCCCCATGTCACCAGCACCCCCCAGCTCTCAGGGGCCGGTCATCAGCAAG CCCCCGCCTGGGCCCACGGAGCCCTCGAACACCTTGGCCCCCAGCAGAGGCTCCTCCAGCACTAAGAGAGCAG ATCTGGCTGAGCCACAGCCCTGCCAACGCTCCCTGTCTGTGCTCAGTCCCCGACAGCCAACCCAAAATCGAG AGCCGGTCCCCCTTGCAGGACGGTCGCAGTTCCAACGGGCTGGCTCCGTGAGAGACCGAGTCCGCAAGTTCACGTCTGATACCCCGGCGGTGGCTGCCAGGCTCCAGGATGGCCCACCTCGAACAGCCCTCGCTTCGCTGACCCCCACGAGGCCCCTGGGCCCTTCCTTCATTGGCAccacccctgcctcctcctccagcaACTCCTCCTCCCGAGGTCCCAAtgacacttcctcccacaagaagcaaagagaacttGCTCATTCCCTGGCCCAGCTTCAGAGCTGCCCTCAAGAGGAGGGCCCTGGGGGGCGGGGCTTGGCTCCCAGGTCCCTTGAAAACAGAGCAGGGGGGCCCAGGCCCTGCTCAGAAGAGCCCAGTACCCCGCTCTCTGTGGGCATTGGCACTGGGGAACCAGGGGGCAGTATGAAGACCACATTTACCATTGAGATCAAGGATGGCCGTGGCCAGGCCTCCTCAGGCCGGGTGCTGCTGCCCACAGGCAACCAGCGAGCAG AATTGACCCTGGGACTGCGGGCGCCCCCGACTCTTCTCAGCACCAGCAGTGGGGGCAAGAGCACCATCAGCCACATCAGCAGCCCTGGGACTGTGACCCGACTGGGTAGTGTCACTCAGGTTACCTCCTTCAGCCATGCCTCCCCTGGTAACCGAGGAGGCTGCAACTTGAAG ATGGAGCCAGATCCAGCAGAGCCCCCCTCTGTGACAGTGGAAGCAGCTAACGGCACAGAGCAGACTCGAGTGGACAAAGCCCCAGAGGGGCGGAACCCCCTGAGTGCCCAGGAGCTGATGGCCATTGAGGATGAAGGAGTCCTGGACAAGATG CTGGACCAGACTACAAACTTTGAGGAACGGAAGCTCATCCGGGCTGCACTCCGTGAGCTCCGACAAAGAAAGAGAG ACCAGAGGGACAAGGAGCGAGAACAGCGACTACGGGAGGCACGGGCCCGGCCAGGGGAGAGCCGAAACAATCTGGCTACAGAGACCACCACGAAGCACAGTCAGCGGGCGGCTGACGGCTCAGCTGTCAGCACAGTTACCAAAACTGAGCGGCTCGTCCACTCCA ATGATGGCACACAGACGGCCCGCACCACCACTGTGGAGTCAAGTTTCGTGAGGCGCTCAGAAA AtggtagcagcagcagcaccacagTCCAAACCAagaccttttcctcttcctcttcctcatccaaaAAGATGGGCAG CATCTTCGACCGAGAGGACCAAGCCAGCCCACGTCCTGGCAGCCTGGCTGCCCTAGAAAAGCGCCaggcagagaagaagaaagagttaaTGAAGGCCCAGAGTCTGCCCAAGACTTCAGCGTCGCAAGCACGCAAGGCCATGATTGAGAAACTGGAGAAAGAAGGCTCCGCGGG CAGTCCTGGCACACCCCGTACAGCTGTACAGCGTTCCACCAGCTTCGGAGTCCCCAATGCCAATAGCATCAAGCAGATGTTGCTGGACTGGTGCAGAGCCAAGACCCGTGGCTACGAG CATGTGGACATTCAGAACTTCTCCTCCAGCTGGAGTGACGGAATGGCCTTCTGTGCCCTGGTGCACAATTTCTTCCCCGAGGCTTTTGACTATGGGCAGCTTAGCCCACAGAACAGGCGTCAGAACTTTGAAATGGCCTTCTCATCTGCTGA
- the Smtn gene encoding smoothelin isoform X6, giving the protein MADEALAGLDEGALRKLLEVTADLAERRRIRSAIRELQRQELERDEGALASKRFRAERQDNKENWLHSQQREAEQQAALARLAGRLESMNDVEELTTLLRSAGEYEERKLIRAAIRRVRAQEIEDATLAGRLCSRLPSSDSREDSRRQAAHRLDPGKVPEQEQQKQQTEVAEPAPAPAPEDTSQEVTTVTLLLRAPPGGTPSSPASPDSSPTTASPEPLPEPAGAQCPAAEALDSSETLPCPSGAPSPEPPMSPAPPSSQGPVISKPPPGPTEPSNTLAPSRGSSSTKRADLAEPQPCQRSLSVLSPRQPTQNREPVPLAGRSQFQRAGSVRDRVRKFTSDTPAVAARLQDGPPRTALASLTPTRPLGPSFIGTTPASSSSNSSSRGPNDTSSHKKQRELAHSLAQLQSCPQEEGPGGRGLAPRSLENRAGGPRPCSEEPSTPLSVGIGTGEPGGSMKTTFTIEIKDGRGQASSGRVLLPTGNQRAELTLGLRAPPTLLSTSSGGKSTISHISSPGTVTRLGSVTQVTSFSHASPGNRGGCNLKMEPDPAEPPSVTVEAANGTEQTRVDKAPEGRNPLSAQELMAIEDEGVLDKMLDQTTNFEERKLIRAALRELRQRKRDQRDKEREQRLREARARPGESRNNLATETTTKHSQRAADGSAVSTVTKTERLVHSNDGTQTARTTTVESSFVRRSENGSSSSTTVQTKTFSSSSSSSKKMGSIFDREDQASPRPGSLAALEKRQAEKKKELMKAQSLPKTSASQARKAMIEKLEKEGSAGSPGTPRTAVQRSTSFGVPNANSIKQMLLDWCRAKTRGYEHVDIQNFSSSWSDGMAFCALVHNFFPEAFDYGQLSPQNRRQNFEMAFSSAETHADCPQLLDTEDMVRLREPDWKMLVDCVPLVEVEDMMIMGKKPDPKCVFTYVQSLYNHLRRHELRLRGKNV; this is encoded by the exons ATGGCAGATGAGGCCTTAGCTGGGCTGGATGAGGGAGCCCTCCGAAAACTG CTGGAGGTCACGGCAGATCTAGCAGAGCGGCGGCGGATCCGCTCCGCCATCCGGGAGCTGCAGCGGCAGGAGCTAGAACGAGACGAGGGGGCTTTGGCATCCAAACGTTTCCGCGCCGAACGGCAAGACAACAAGGAGAACTGGCTACA ctCTCAACAGCGGGAAGCCGAGCAGCAGGCTGCCCTCGCACGGTTGGCAGGGAGGCTGGAGTCCATGAATGATGTAGAGGAGTTGACCACACTG CTTCGGAGTGCCGGCGAGTACGAGGAACGCAAGCTGATCCGAGCTGCCATCCGCCGTGTGCGAGCTCAGGAGATTGAGG ATGCCACCTTGGCTGGGAGACTGTGCAGTAGACTTCCTAGTAGTGACTCCCGAGAGGATAGCAGGAGGCAGGCAGCGCACAGACTGGACCCTGGTAAG GTGCCAGAGCAAGAGCAACAGAAACAGCAGACAGAGGTGGCAgagccagccccagccccagcccctgagGACACCAGCCAGGAAGTGACCACGGTGACACTCCTGTTGAGGGCCCCGCCTGGGGGCACGCCCAGCTCACCCGCCTCACCTGACAGTTCACCCACCACTGCTTCCCCTGAGCCTCTCCCAGAGCCGGCTGGAGCCCAGTGTCCTGCTGCTGAGGCTCTGGACAGCTCCGAGACACTTCCTTGCCCTTCAGGAGCTCCCAGCCCTGAACCCCCCATGTCACCAGCACCCCCCAGCTCTCAGGGGCCGGTCATCAGCAAG CCCCCGCCTGGGCCCACGGAGCCCTCGAACACCTTGGCCCCCAGCAGAGGCTCCTCCAGCACTAAGAGAGCAG ATCTGGCTGAGCCACAGCCCTGCCAACGCTCCCTGTCTGTGCTCAGTCCCCGACAGCCAACCCAAAATCGAG AGCCGGTCCCCCTTGCAGGACGGTCGCAGTTCCAACGGGCTGGCTCCGTGAGAGACCGAGTCCGCAAGTTCACGTCTGATACCCCGGCGGTGGCTGCCAGGCTCCAGGATGGCCCACCTCGAACAGCCCTCGCTTCGCTGACCCCCACGAGGCCCCTGGGCCCTTCCTTCATTGGCAccacccctgcctcctcctccagcaACTCCTCCTCCCGAGGTCCCAAtgacacttcctcccacaagaagcaaagagaacttGCTCATTCCCTGGCCCAGCTTCAGAGCTGCCCTCAAGAGGAGGGCCCTGGGGGGCGGGGCTTGGCTCCCAGGTCCCTTGAAAACAGAGCAGGGGGGCCCAGGCCCTGCTCAGAAGAGCCCAGTACCCCGCTCTCTGTGGGCATTGGCACTGGGGAACCAGGGGGCAGTATGAAGACCACATTTACCATTGAGATCAAGGATGGCCGTGGCCAGGCCTCCTCAGGCCGGGTGCTGCTGCCCACAGGCAACCAGCGAGCAG AATTGACCCTGGGACTGCGGGCGCCCCCGACTCTTCTCAGCACCAGCAGTGGGGGCAAGAGCACCATCAGCCACATCAGCAGCCCTGGGACTGTGACCCGACTGGGTAGTGTCACTCAGGTTACCTCCTTCAGCCATGCCTCCCCTGGTAACCGAGGAGGCTGCAACTTGAAG ATGGAGCCAGATCCAGCAGAGCCCCCCTCTGTGACAGTGGAAGCAGCTAACGGCACAGAGCAGACTCGAGTGGACAAAGCCCCAGAGGGGCGGAACCCCCTGAGTGCCCAGGAGCTGATGGCCATTGAGGATGAAGGAGTCCTGGACAAGATG CTGGACCAGACTACAAACTTTGAGGAACGGAAGCTCATCCGGGCTGCACTCCGTGAGCTCCGACAAAGAAAGAGAG ACCAGAGGGACAAGGAGCGAGAACAGCGACTACGGGAGGCACGGGCCCGGCCAGGGGAGAGCCGAAACAATCTGGCTACAGAGACCACCACGAAGCACAGTCAGCGGGCGGCTGACGGCTCAGCTGTCAGCACAGTTACCAAAACTGAGCGGCTCGTCCACTCCA ATGATGGCACACAGACGGCCCGCACCACCACTGTGGAGTCAAGTTTCGTGAGGCGCTCAGAAA AtggtagcagcagcagcaccacagTCCAAACCAagaccttttcctcttcctcttcctcatccaaaAAGATGGGCAG CATCTTCGACCGAGAGGACCAAGCCAGCCCACGTCCTGGCAGCCTGGCTGCCCTAGAAAAGCGCCaggcagagaagaagaaagagttaaTGAAGGCCCAGAGTCTGCCCAAGACTTCAGCGTCGCAAGCACGCAAGGCCATGATTGAGAAACTGGAGAAAGAAGGCTCCGCGGG CAGTCCTGGCACACCCCGTACAGCTGTACAGCGTTCCACCAGCTTCGGAGTCCCCAATGCCAATAGCATCAAGCAGATGTTGCTGGACTGGTGCAGAGCCAAGACCCGTGGCTACGAG CATGTGGACATTCAGAACTTCTCCTCCAGCTGGAGTGACGGAATGGCCTTCTGTGCCCTGGTGCACAATTTCTTCCCCGAGGCTTTTGACTATGGGCAGCTTAGCCCACAGAACAGGCGTCAGAACTTTGAAATGGCCTTCTCATCTGCTGA GACCCATGCGGACTGCCCGCAGCTCCTGGATACAGAGGACATGGTGCGGCTTCGAGAGCCTGACTGGAA